The Fusarium keratoplasticum isolate Fu6.1 chromosome 8, whole genome shotgun sequence genome includes a region encoding these proteins:
- a CDS encoding Septin-type G domain-containing protein — MRPVLPANHPLNNQASGRSGRPDSLVCGPSTAPTSCFITSEADLDARRDRSRPRFRQQADRRKCSRSAREPSTPRRRPSPARADKVPSSTSESEESIVEQDPLVLPSRSSTPSLIGLSRPESILSGSSRSYSLAGPSIEYPSDSLQDDASLPETDMGDNRGHDNSIPQLIMPSLTVPRRRPFSEVGKSLGKLKIMVSGRNGIGKTSLIKTLAQRCEHIVHMDPIENSSAVHATETYASSRPHPWWRSDSDLTVTTRRRISTTGDVLDRNVCFVESPRHQHGASGPWRDLHYVESHLASLMSKPMADSDLLALVNSGGVPVVDALLYLIPHSGLTREDVQYIKHAQGMTNVIPVLTRADELAAEEIGHIRQRVAKQLANENIDYFSFDGPEPSDEASRVYAISTKTQTDYDTMDASVLMNSEYNPPLVPTDLSRLVDHIFSLDGSARLRHAAAVKCVKWRRDHGDSLLQTALSSGCMVSRTVPQSALRLRPFRRSQSWERLELYNWANNLRQSLHSERLYHLMEERSNSNAPAYESSLVRLTPDGNQQRRPKKRNTKTPTHQDPLGLLQIGGKLKQKGMFALEMVSSFGLIGLVLSRLIHSNWADGVCSIVGTKRMGMEVGQLNMLLPL, encoded by the exons ATGAGACCTGTCTTGCCTGCGAACCACCCCCTCAATAACCAAGCCTCGGGTCGCTCAGGCCGGCCAGACAGTCTTGTCTGCGGCCCCTCGACTGCTCCCACCTCGTGCTTCATCACCAGCGAGGCCGACCTCGACGCTCGCCGAGATCGCTCTCGTCCAAGATTCCGCCAGCAAGCCGATCGTCGCAAGTGCAGCCGTAGCGCACGCGAGCCGTCAACCCCGCGCCGAAGGCCTTCACCCGCTCGCGCCGACAAGGttccttcttcaacctcggaATCAGAGGAATCGATAGTCGAGCAGGATCCCTTGGTTCTCCCTTCACGATCGAGCACTCCGTCCTTGATCGGCCTCTCACGACCCGAATCTATACTCAGTGGTTCCTCTCGGAGTTATTCACTTGCTGGGCCTTCCATCGAATATCCAAGCGACTCCCTCCAAGACGACGCATCTTTGCCAGAGACCGACATGGGCGACAACCGGGGTCATGACAACTCCATCCCTCAGCTAATCATGCCCAGCCTGACGGTACCACGCCGTCGTCCGTTTTCTGAAGTGGGCAAGTCACTGGGCAAGCTGAAGATTATGGTGTCAGGTCGGAACG GTATTGGTAAAACCTCACTCATCAAGACCTTGGCACAACGTTGCGAGCACATCGTCCACATGGACCCGATAGAGAACAGCAGCGCTGTGCATGCAACTGAAACATATGCCAGTTCAAGGCCTCATCCATGGTGGCGATCCGACTCTGACCTCACAGTTACTACGCGGAGACGTATCTCGACTACTGGTGATGTCCTGGATAGAAACGTTTGCTTTGTTGAAAGCCCCAGACATCAGCACGGCGCTTCT GGGCCATGGCGCGACCTGCATTATGTCGAGTCTCACCTGGCATCTCTCATGAGCAAGCCTATGGCGGATTCCGATTTGCTAGCTCTAGTCAACTCCGGAGGTGTCCCAGTTGTGGATGCTCTGCTCTATCTTATCCCCCACAGTG GTCTTACACGAGAGGATGTGCAATATATCAAGCACGCTCAGGGGATGACTAACGTTATACCCGTCCTAACCCGTGCTGATGAGCTCGCCGCAGAAGAGATTGGGCACATCAGACAGCGAGTTGCGAAGCAGTTGGCGAATGAAAATATCGACTATTTCTCCTTCGACGGCCCTGAACCATCCGACGAAGCCTCCCGAGTTTACGCCATCTCGACCAAAACTCAAACTGACTACGATACCATGGACGCTAGCGTCCTAATGAACTCGGAATACAACCCACCCCTTGTCCCAACCGACCTAAGCAGGCTCGTCGACCACATCTTCTCACTGGATGGTAGTGCTCGGCTCCGCCATGCTGCAGCTGTTAAATGCGTCAAATGGCGCCGTGACCATGGCGATAGTCTTCTTCAGACTGCTCTTTCTAGCGGCTGCATGGTGTCTCGAACCGTTCCTCAGAGTGCCTTGAGGCTGCGCCCCTTCCGGCGATCTCAGAGCTGGGAACGACTGGAGCTGTACAACTGGGCCAATAATTTACGGCAAAGTCTCCACTCGGAGCGACTTTACCATCTGATGGAGGAAAGGTCGAACTCAAACGCTCCTGCGTACGAGTCATCCCTTGTACGACTTACCCCGGACGGGAACCAGCAACGACGACCGAAGAAGCGAAACACCAAGACGCCTACTCATCAAGATCCGCTTGGGCTGTTGCAGATAGGGGGGAAACTCAAGCAAAAGGGCATGTTTGCGCTGGAGATGGTGAGCAGTTTCGGTTTGATCGGCTTGGTTCTTTCTCGACTAATTCACTCCAACTGGGCAGACGGCGTTTGCTCCATTGTCGGGACGAAaaggatggggatggaggtAGGTCAGCTGAACATGCTGTTGCCTCTTTAA
- a CDS encoding Thioredoxin domain-containing protein, producing MSQATPADSNTGNAGFWKELESWKTPEAKEVGPPVEVGSKAPWMAELRLPDGKPTIVVFLRHCGCPFAEKTFKSLAALSEEHHQVHCIAISHSSAEATDHWLPQVGGSWDVEVVIDEGRDIYAKWGLGISSTWHAVNPVTLWSVFSLGKNEGIWNRPTESGSRWQTSGAFAVDRDGTIRWAHVSRTADDVPDLQAAATALGFPPKAAKKSH from the exons ATGTCCCAAGCCACTCCAGCAGATAGCAATACCGGCAACGCCGGGTTCTGGAAGGAGCTCGAGTCTTGGAAGACACCCGAGGCCAAAGAAGTCGGTCCTCCTGTCGAGGTCGGATCCAAAGCACCTTGGATGGCCGAGCTTCGTCTTCCAGACGGAAAACCCACTATAGTCGTCTTCCTTCGTCACTGCGGATGTCCTT TCGCCGAAAAAACCTTCAAATCCCTCGCGGCCCTCTCGGAGGAACACCACCAGGTCCACTGCATCGCCATATCCCACTCCTCGGCAGAAGCCACAGACCACTGGCTCCCCCAGGTCGGCGGCAGCTGGGACGTGGAAGTGGTCATTGACGAGGGCCGCGACATTTACGCCAAATGGGGCCTCGGCATATCCTCAACATGGCACGCCGTGAACCCGGTCACGCTGTGGTCCGTATTCAGCCTCGGGAAGAACGAGGGCATCTGGAACCGGCCGACTGAGAGCGGCTCGCGGTGGCAGACGAGTGGCGCTTTTGCTGTGGACCGTGATGGCACTATCCGATGGGCTCATGTTTCTCGAACAGCGGATGACGTTCCAGATCTCCAGGCTGCGGCCACTGCCCTTGGATTTCCACCCAAagccgccaagaagtcccACTGA
- a CDS encoding Tafazzin family protein: MSDSDPPPAQPSLPWRMTSTALMGCVSMLTRGFMYGLNDLEVRGLDGLLGVLERRKTQGRERGLLTVCNHVAVLDDPLIWGILPFRYAFDSANMRWGLGAHDICFKNKATSTFFMLGQVLPTHRLWHSPYGGLYQPTMTQAIKLLSGPSPSSWSTASDSALATIPSSTPAPPVPEPLFFSTNGVDNFTAPAAFSANRNAWLHVFPEACCHQSPDSGLRYFKWGVSRLILESDPAPEFIPMFVHGTQHIMAEDRGFPRFLPRIGNKVRIVIGEPTDVDQVFGHQRAAWKKLVEKGDPELLRDSPEARELRVSVAKRVRDEVEKLRESIGFAAEEDGTAALAETWAKDPHKKKYKSPVDGSLVNRH; this comes from the exons ATGTCCGACTCCGATCCTCCTCCCGCCCAGCCGAGTTTGCCATGGCGCATGACCTCGACGGCTCTGATGGGCTGTGTCAGTATGCTCACGAGAGGGTTCATGTACGGCCTGAACGACCTTGAAGTGCGAGGGCTGGATGGATTGCTGGGTGTGCTTGAGCGGCGGAAAACTCAAGGCCGCGAACGTGGGTTGCTGACAGTGTGTAATCATGTCGCCGT ACTCGATGATCCTCTAATCTGGGGCATTTTGCCATTTCGCTACGCTTTTGACAGTGCCAACATGCGATGGGGCCTCGGCGCCCACGATATTTGCTTCAAGAACAA GGCCACATCGACGTTCTTCATGCTTGGCCAAGTACTTCCCACTCATAGGTTATGGCACTCTCCGTATGGCGGCTTATACCAGCCAACAATGACTCAagccatcaagctcctctctggtccatctccatcatcctggTCGACAGCCTCAGACTCGGCCCTGGCCACAattccatcttcaacaccagctCCTCCTGTCCCCGAacctcttttcttctctaCCAATGGCGTCGACAACTTCACAGCACCCGCCGCCTTCTCAGCCAACCGAAATGCTTGGCTTCACGTCTTCCCCGAGGCCTGTTGCCACCAGAGTCCGGATAGTGGGCTACGATACTTCAAGTGGGGTGTATCTCGCTTGATCCTTGAAAGCGACCCGGCCCCTGAGTTCATCCCCATGTTCGTCCATGGGACTCAAcacatcatggccgaggacAGGGGCTTCCCGAGGTTCTTACCACGCATTGGAAACAAGGTCAGGATAGTGATAGGTGAGCCAACAGATGTTGACCAAGTCTTTGGCCACCAGCGGGCGGCATGGAAGAAGCTTGTTGAAAAGGGAGATCCAGAGTTGCTCAGGGATAGTCCGGAAGCCAGGGAGCTCAGGGTCTCCGTGGCTAAGCGTGTAAGGGACGAAGTCGAAAAGTTGAGAGAGAGCATAGGCTTCGCagccgaagaggatggcACAGCTGCTCTGGCAGAAACATGGGCCAAAGATCCTCACAAGAAGAAATACAAGAGCCCCGTTGATGGGAGTCTTGTTAATAGACACTGA
- a CDS encoding Protein DML1, which translates to MREIISLQLGQLSNYAATHFWNAQESYFTYSADETSPVDHNVHWRAGVGADGSETFLPRTVIYDLKGGFGSLRKINALYEAESEVDAASLWSGQSVVHKQTPIDPSAYQQSLDAGTEPPQLTTSTVRYWSDFSRVFFHPRSLVQLYDFELNSTTMPFERFSMGTELFSVLDKEHELVDRDFRPFAEECDRLQGIQVFTTIDDAWGGFSSSYLESLRDEFPKSCIWTWGLQSPLLDIPRAKRQLRLANLAHSVEQLCTQASTLVPLALPEGDLSAGVSMDRRSAWHTSALMAAGIETATLPSRLSQGSVDQPASLDDLAESLNAAGNQPLASMHMSLATTKDAPEDSRIDVDFFQVGRQWNRQHVQQRDTHKHIFGAILSCRDLDPLENADQDEAGHLGQGERPIIGNPVVRKYDSSLRFPLLDAYPQIYSRVAGQPNIGVQTTLSTNSSMVQRIRTLRSESARLVALNEREDLSNGLAELADAYQEGWFSGSDEDDDDL; encoded by the exons ATGCGTGAGATTATCAGTCTCCAGCTCGGCCAGCTGAGCAACTATGCGGCCACTCACTTCTGGAATGCTCAG GAATCATATTTCACGTATTCGGCGGACGAAACGTCACCCGTGGACCATAATGTTCACTGGAGAGCTGGCGTAGGCGCTGATGGCTCCGAAACATTTCTCCCACGGACAGTCATCTATGACCTCAAAGGCGGCTTTGGCTCTCTGCGCAAGATCAATGCCCTTTACGAGGCAGAGTCGGAGGTTGATGCGGCCTCTCTATG GTCAGGCCAATCTGTCGTCCACAAGCAGACGCCCATCGACCCCAGCGCCTACCAGCAAAGCCTGGACGCAGGCACAGAACCTCCCCAACTGACGACGTCCACTGTGAGATACTGGTCTGACTTCTCCCGCGTCTTCTTCCACCCTCGGTCTCTGGTCCAGCTTTATGACTTTGAGCTCAACTCCACAACCATGCCCTTTGAGCGCTTCTCCATGGGCACTGAGCTGTTCTccgtcctcgacaaggagcaTGAGCTCGTGGACCGAGACTTTCGACCCTTTGCGGAGGAATGCGACCGGTTACAAGGGATTCAGGTGTTTACCACCATCGACGACGCTTGGGGTggcttctcgtcctcgtaTCTTGAGTCGCTGCGGGACGAGTTCCCCAAGTCCTGCATCTGGACCTGGGGTCTGCAGAGCCCCCTGCTCGACATCCCCAGAGCCAAGCGCCAGTTGCGACTGGCAAACCTGGCCCATAGTGTTGAGCAACTTTGTACCCAAGCCTCGACTCTGGTTCCATTGGCTCTGCCCGAAGGTGACTTGTCGGCCGGCGTGTCGATGGATCGCCGCTCAGCATGGCACACATCTGCTCTTATGGCGGCGGGAATAGAGACTGCTACTCTGCCATCGCGTCTGTCACAGGGCTCTGTTGATCAGCCCGCTTCTCTAGATGACTTGGCCGAGAGTCTTAATGCGGCTGGCAACCAGCCCCTGGCGAGCATGCACATGTCTCTGGCAACCACAAAAGATGCGCCCGAAGACAGCCGCATCGATgtcgacttcttccaagTAGGACGGCAGTGGAATAGGCAGCATGTTCAACAACGGGATACGCACAAGCACATATTTGGCGCAATCCTGTCTTGCCGAGACTTGGATCCTCTGGAGAATGCAGACCAGGATGAAGCTGGACACCTCGGTCAAGGTGAACGCCCAATCATTGGCAACCCCGTTGTTCGCAA ATACGATTCATCTCTCCGGTTCCCTCTGCTAGATGCCTACCCGCAGATCTATTCTCGAGTCGCAGGGCAACCCAACATTGGTGTGCAGACCACCCTTTCCACCAACAGCTCCATGGTACAGCGGATCAGGACATTGCGGTCCGAATCGGCACGGCTCGTGGCGCTCAACGAAAGAGAAGACTTGAGTAACGGACTGGCTGAGCTTGCAGACGCCTACCAGGAAGGTTGGTTCAGTGGcagcgatgaggacgacgacgatctgTGA
- a CDS encoding RING-type domain-containing protein has product MSHSKRNTSRPVFTSHERALAKSHWASSSARLHRDSFLPFGSCGLCLNIARDPVSCRRGDIFCRECALSNILTQKKDIKRADKARAAAEEEAAKLRALEDEQDRERAVADFELTQAGLDRKRKGPVAKTDDAATDATSGENALALVGTKRKFELDQDELDRIAREDKVKARKAIDDEKAAKPTLPSFWTPSLTPDAQTSKLPPVVKKAKTVPTCPASSPDGAHPITMQNLITIDFNEEETSTGKQRTCPSCRKMLTNASNPMMAKQCGHVMCHNCVKQFMLPSTKKSSSEDDPPLTCYVCDVPLTSKSQKHEVAKGSLIPGLVALRSEGTGFSARGASTVEKSSVAFQC; this is encoded by the exons ATGTCACACA GCAAACGAAACACCTCTCGTCCCGTCTTCACCTCGCACGAGCGCGCCCTCGCCAAATCACACTGGGCCTCGTCCTCAGCCCGTCTCCATCGCGACTCGTTCCTCCCCTTTGGCTCTTGCGGCCTCTGCCTCAACATCGCCCGCGATCCCGTATCCTGCCGTCGCGGCGACATTTTCTGTCGCGAGTGCGCCCTTTCGAAcatcttgacccagaaaaaGGACATCAAGCGCGCCGACAAGGCTCGCGCTgcggcagaggaggaggctgcgaAGCTTAGAGCGCTCGAGGACGAGCAGGATCGCGAGCGCGCCGTCGCGGATTTCGAATTGACGCAAGCTGGACTGGACCGAAAGAGAAAGGGACCCGTGGCGAAAACGGACGATGCGGCCACAGATGCTACAAGTGGCGAGAATGCATTAGCTCTCGTAGGGACGAAGCGCAAGTTCGagcttgatcaagatgagCTGGATCGCATTGCGCGGGAGGACAAAGTCAAGGCGAGAAAGGCaattgatgatgaaaag GCCGCTAAACCTACGCTCCCTTCCTTCTGGACTCCATCACTTACTCCAGATGCCCAAACAAGTAAACTCCCTCCtgtcgtcaagaaggccaagaccgtACCGACTTGCCCGGCATCATCGCCAGACGGCGCCCACCCGATAACCATGCAAAACCTCATTACAATCGActtcaacgaggaggagacctCGACCGGCAAGCAGAGAACGTGTCCTTCATGTCGCAAGATGCTCACCAACGCCTCCAACCCCATGATGGCTAAACAATGTGGGCACGTAATGTGCCACAACTGTGTCAAGCAGTTCATGCTCCCGTCCACCAAGAAGTCGTCTTCAGAGGACGACCCACCCCTGACCTGTTACGTCTGCGACGTGCCTCTGACTTCCAAGTCCCAGAAACATGAAGTAGCCAAGGGCTCCTTGATTCCCGGCCTGGTGGCCCTTCGGTCCGAAGGAACAGGCTTCTCGGCTCGAGGAGCCAGCACCGTGGAGAAGTCGAGTGTTGCCTTCCAATGCTAG
- a CDS encoding Zn(2)-C6 fungal-type domain-containing protein, with protein sequence MVYCGKASQGCQNCRTRRIKCDKVKPECSQCIRVGKRCPGYRDQLSLMFRDESSKVMQKAHAQWGVGESGSEMTSQASSSSSASSSASTSASAASSVPTLSCSTSTNTTLAPYSAPSSAISSSASSTAYWSTSPSSLVSHQTSPPTPPSPNSYHQTSSSASAAQPVAVLPPPRLPTPVDPSLEEQGVQFYINRYLIGHPDEPKTPGDLSSTEWLWDPAVQDVMAAVGLASLSNLRGDHNLMTTARQRYGMALKQTGRLVQTSVTPDFEVTMRSVVMLAMFEVCALTPEFSSSSSPMLVKGATQNIAHVHAHVMGGVALLRRWLPIPEVASLGIRAMLQMCYCLFIPAQMSATSLPAPFYEWITFSYALLDPPDRPAADLGMLICRFIELSTHIQTYVLSDGRPHTTSTLKQLLDIDAAFAEWDRKLGPTWRFRTEKTDDLPPAAVFEGEYHIYFDMFVARMWGHYRWARTLLNRIIADFITRHPLSSSSLVTTSEYKNRLEVVRLLARDTLISTPTHWRHPLLTDKFAIPVENMGGAGSGSAGLPIVLFHLQAAACGPGSLDTYWDWAIGVMECIWSDLGILHAKSMMDSMRSHRDSVKVKTENDLNKGGAKGVR encoded by the exons ATGGTGTACTGTGGGAAAGCCTCCCAGGGCTGTCAAAACTGTCGCACGCGACGCATCAAG TGTGACAAGGTAAAACCAGAATGCTCACAATGCATCCGCGTCGGCAAGAGGTGTCCGGGCTATCGCGACCAGCTGTCTCTCATGTTTCGTGATGAGAGCAGCAAGGTGATGCAAAAGGCACACGCGCAATGGGGCGTTGGCGAATCTGGTTCAGAAATGACCTCACAAGCTTCGTCCagctcttcagcttcatctaGCGCATCGACTTCTGCGTCTGCCGCTTCTTCTGTTCCGACCCTGTCATGTTCCACATCGACTAATACCACGCTTGCACCATACTCCGCTCCCTCATCGGCGATATCTTCTAGCGCTTCATCCACCGCATATTGGTCAACTTCTCCTTCGTCACTCGTTAGCCATCAGACGTCaccaccaactcctccatCACCGAACTCATATCACCAaacctcctcttcagcctccgCAGCACAGCCAGTCGCCGTTTTGCCACCGCCACGCCTCCCAACTCCTGTCGACCCGAGCCTCGAAGAACAGGGAGTTCAGTTCTACATCAACCGCTATCTCATCGGCCACCCTGACGAACCCAAGACCCCAGGAGACCTTTCTTCTACCGAATGGTTATGGGACCCCGCGGTACAGGATGTCATGGCCGCTGTCGGTCTCGCCAGCTTGTCGAATCTCAGGGGTGACCACAacttgatgacgacggctCGCCAGAGATATGGAATGGCCCTGAAGCAGACCGGCCGCCTTGTCCAGACTTCGGTGACGCCGGACTTTGAGGTTACCATGCGCTCCGTCGTCATGCTTGCCATGTTCGAGGTGTGTGCCCTCACCCCTGAattttcttcatcttcctcccccATG TTGGTGAAGGGAGCAACCCAGAACATCGCCCACGTACATGCTCATGTGATGGGAGGTGTTGCTCTGCTACGGAGATGGCTACCTATACCGGAAGTAGCCTCCCTTGGTATTCGGGCTATGTTACAGATGTGCTATTGCCTT TTCATCCCCGCGCAAATGTCGGCTACTTCTCTGCCAGCTCCGTTCTATGAGTGGATTACGTTCAGTTATGCTCTTCTTGATCCCCCCGATCGCCCAGCTGCCGACCTAGGCATGTTGATTTGCCGCTTTATCGAACTATCGACACATATTCAGACATATGTTCTCAGCGATGGCCGGCCACATACAACCTCGACGCTGAAGCAGCTTTTGGACATCGACGCCGCATTTGCGGAATGGGATCGTAAACTCGGGCCAACATGGCGATTCCGCACCGAGAAAACAGACGATCTACCCCCTGCCGCGGTCTTCGAGGGTGAATACCACATCTACTTCGATATGTTTGTCGCTCGAATGTGGGGTCACTACCGCTGGGCGAGGACCCTACTCAACCGGATCATTGCAGACTTTATCACGAGACACCCGTTATCTAGTTCATCGTTGGTCACGACATCCGAATACAAAAACCGACTCGAGGTAGTTCGGCTCCTGGCCCGAGATACTCTCATCAGCACACCAACACACTGGCGACACCCCCTCCTTACCGACAAATTCGCGATACCAGTGGAGAATATGGGAGGAGCAGGCTCAGGTTCGGCTGGTCTTCCGATCGTTCTTTTCCATCTACAGGCTGCTGCTTGTGGCCCCGGCTCTCTGGATACATATTGGGATTGGGCTATTGGGGTGATGGAGTGCATTTGGAGCGATCTGGGCATCCTCCATGCCAAGTCCATGATGGACTCTATGAGATCACATCGAGACTCGGTCAAGGTAAAAACAGAAAATGATTTGAATAAAGGCGGGGCAAAGGGGGTCAGGTAA
- a CDS encoding SCA7 domain-containing protein produces MGSDARKGEDGTIKVASKKKKNGVVKLKKLPPKHSKPGNWRDGSVAEDKKKNGNPSPTGAPSPGPVVNQLDENAHETFATGRPLEDNPDLQQCKHCKKSVLKTAAKAHIAQCLRVKKEKAQKKKEAREARERAKEAARQEEARKEDEENGEGKGDDDSDEDGISAEKKATGSKTAKKAAGKKPDDDKKGKKRKADGDPDKGPKTKKKKDEPKAKVPKPKGPVDVERQCGVILPNGQPCARSLTCKSHSMGAKRAVAGRSLPYDMLLAAYQKKNQAKQQKAALDANAPIEDEDDANNGPVDSDEETSAVMGALATWKPQPVIPQPTFAPIKRQYQLARLHEQLQMATNGGRTNIFAVSGFGAQKLPEGHPGLQESEDAPGELDLGVVGFGARTTATFTPQRQASVSKEAQSSSYDTSDNEADHILESIERDDDRQTG; encoded by the exons ATGGGGTCTGACGCTCGCAAAG GCGAGGACGGCACGATCAAGGTTGCatcgaagaagaagaagaatggaGTCGTCAAGCTAAAGAAGCTCCCGCCCAAACACAGCAAGCCTGGAAACTGGAGGGACGGTAGTGTTGCGGAAG ataagaagaagaacggCAACCCTTCACCTACAGGAGCGCCTTCGCCAGGCCCTGTAGTGAACCAACTCGACGAAAATGCGCACGAAACGTTTGCGACCGGCCGACCCCTCGAAGACAACCCCGACCTCCAACAATGCAAACACTGTAAGAAGAGCGTCCTAAAGACGGCGGCAAAAGCACACATTGCGCAGTGTCTACGAgtgaagaaggaaaaggcgcaaaagaagaaggaggcgcGCGAAGCCAGAGAAAGGGCAAAGGAGGCCGCAAGACAAGAGGAGGCACgcaaggaggacgaggagaatggTGAAGGGAAAGGCGACGATGACAGCGACGAAGACGGAATCTCAGCTGAAAAGAAGGCCACTGGAAGCAAAaccgccaagaaggctgccggGAAGAAACCtgatgacgacaagaagggcaagaaacGGAAGGCCGATGGCGATCCAGATAAGGGGcccaagacgaagaagaagaaggatgagccTAAGGCCAAGGTTCCTAAACCAAAAG GCCCTGTGGATGTGGAGCGCCAATGTGGTGTTATATTACCCAACGGGCAGCCTTGTGCGAGATCCTTGACGTGTAAGAGTCACAGTATGGGCGCCAAGCGTGCTGTTGCTGGCAGATCTCTACCATACGATATGCTTCTTGCTGCCTACCAGAAGAAGAACCAAGCAAAACAGCAAA AGGCAGCACTCGACGCCAATGCTCCaatcgaggacgaggacgatgcaAATAACGGTCCTGTCGACTCGGATGAGGAAACATCCGCCGTGATGGGCGCGTTGGCTACTTGGAAACCCCAGCCCGTGATTCCGCAGCCCACATTCGCACCGATCAAACGTCAGTACCAGCTTGCCAGGCTGCACGAACAGCTTCAGATGGCCACGAATGGTGGCAGAACCAACATTTTCGCCGTGAGTGGCTTCGGTGCGCAAAAACTCCCCGAGGGCCATCCTGGACTGCAGGAAAGCGAGGACGCTCCAGGGGAGCTGGACCTAGGAGTTGTGGGATTCGGGGCACGAACAACAGCAACGTTTACTCCCCAGCGTCAGGCCTCTGTCTCGA AAGAGGCCCAAAGCTCGAGCTATGATACTTCCGACAATGAAGCGGACCATATCCTGGAAAGCATCGAGCGGGACGACGATCGTCAGACAGGATAG